In one window of Musa acuminata AAA Group cultivar baxijiao chromosome BXJ3-2, Cavendish_Baxijiao_AAA, whole genome shotgun sequence DNA:
- the LOC135631432 gene encoding receptor-like protein EIX1, whose product MGGRTPLLFLTFSLAVLSIELGIAHGCRETERKALINFKRGLHDPSNRLSSWVGEDCCAWEGVGCSNISGHVIKLDLRNRRQMDLYEECSHQEVYDFSDDDPGCRWALRGDITPSLLSLQQLSHLDLSGNYFTHKPIPKFFGAFRRLTYLNLSGAGFVGRVPDQLGNLSTLQHLDLSYNCYGDDEGDGFFCLHLENTRWISMLTSLRHLNMTRVRFTNAANWFQDLNALPHIQEIELCSCDLGTFPRSLSHVNFTSLTTLDLGYNDINSTISDWVFNITSLEFLYLGGNDLSGFFPNSVTKLTSLKALDLSWSVFQDGFMRLAPISNLCKLQILDLSYVPINDVLANLKMVFSGCLRNSTEELYLGGTQLSGFFPNWLGNIEILKSLDLSFNSIYGSVPASIGNLSLLEHLYLDFNDLNGTISKQIGQLKSLVDLELHDNSLTISEDDLVNLSSLKYLDISYNFIVLNKSDDWIPPFQLQSLSMDFCQIGPTPQFPKWLRTQTTLRQLHLSSASIKDMFFDRLPSSLEYLDLSNNEITYDAQQYFPNLIMLDLRNNSLSGHLPPKILNMMPRLKYLYLSNNKITEVKDMILGGRPSSLELLDLSYNSLHGSQLVSHGNLSMLQYLDLGSNNLNGMLPEGIKLLKGLVELFLDNNSLSLSEDDLANLSSLKYLDISYNSIYLKKNDDWIPPFQLNTLSMGLCQILPIPQFPKWLRTQTTLSELYLSNTGIKETIPNWLPSGLQYLDLSDNKITGEIPQFLPSLQWFDVSTNNMSGDNFY is encoded by the exons ATGGGTGGGAGAACCCCTCTTCTTTTCCTCACCTTTTCTCTTGCTGTTCTGAGCATTGAGCTTGGTATTGCTCATGGCTGTCGAGAGACGGAGAGGAAAGCCCTCATCAACTTCAAGCGTGGACTTCATGATCCTTCCAATCGTCTCTCTTCCTGGGTCGGGGAGGACTGTTGTGCGTGGGAAGGAGTTGGCTGCAGCAACATCTCTGGTCATGTTATCAAGCTGGATCTTCGGAATAGACGTCAAATGGATCTATATGAGGAATGCTCTCATCAGGAGGTGTACGACTTTTCGGATGATGATCCAGGATGCAGATGGGCACTACGCGGTGACATAACTCCATCACTGCTTTCTCTCCAACAACTTAGTCACCTGGACCTCAGCGGCAACTATTTTACGCATAAACCTATCCCCAAGTTCTTTGGAGCTTTCAGAAGACTAACATATCTTAACCTCTCAGGTGCAGGCTTCGTGGGTAGAGTACCTGATCAGCTCGGAAATCTATCCACTTTGCAGCACCTCGACCTTTCTTATAACTGCTATGGGGATGATGAAGGTGATGGCTTCTTCTGCTTGCACCTTGAGAACACGAGATGGATCTCTATGCTCACTTCCCTTCGGCATCTTAACATGACTCGTGTCCGTTTTACAAATGCGGCCAACTGGTTCCAAGATTTGAATGCACTACCACATATACAAGAGATTGAATTATGTTCTTGTGACTTAGGGACCTTTCCACGTTCGCTGTCTCATGTCAACTTCACATCTCTCACCACTCTTGATTTAGGATACAATGATATAAACTCCACCATATCAGATTGGGTGTTCAATATTACTAGCCTCGAGTTCCTTTATCTTGGTGGGAATGACCTATCTGGATTCTTTCCTAATTCTGTTACGAAGTTGACATCTCTCAAGGCACTCGACTTGTCTTGGAGTGTGTTCCAAGATGGCTTCATGCGATTAGCTCCTATATCCAACCTCTGCAAGCTCCAAATTCTCGATCTAAGCTATGTGCCTATTAACGATGTCCTTGCCAATTTAAAAATGGTTTTCTCTGGATGTCTTAGGAATAGCACGGAGGAATTGTACCTCGGAGGCACCCAACTGAGTGGTTTCTTTCCGAATTGGCTAGGGAACATCGAGATTCTTAAATCTCTTGATCTTTCTTTCAACTCTATCTATGGATCAGTGCCTGCATCTATCGGGAATCTATCATTGCTTGAACATTTGTATTTAGATTTCAATGATTTGAATGGGACAATTTCGAAACAAATCGGACAACTGAAGAGCCTTGTTGATTTGGAACTCCATGATAACTCGTTGACCATATCGGAGGATGACTTGGTTAATCTATCGAGTTTGAAATATTTGGACATTTCGTACAACTTCATTGTATTGAACAAAAGCGATGATTGGATCCCTCCTTTTCAGCTTCAAAGCCtctccatggatttctgtcaaataGGGCCCACGCCCCAATTTCCAAAATGGCTCCGAACACAGACTACTCTTCGTCAACTACATTTGTCAAGTGCAAGCATCAAAGATATGTTTTTCGATAGGCTTCCTTCAAGTCTTGAGTATTTGGATCTCTCCAATAATGAGATCACTTATGATGCACAACAATATTTTCCAAATCTAATTATGTTGGATCTCAGAAATAATTCTTTGTCTGGACATCTTCCTCCAAAAATATTAAACATGATGCCAAGACTCAAATATTTGTATCTCTCCAACAACAAGATTACtg AAGTAAAAGACATGATTCTCGGTGGACGTCCTTCTAGTCTTGAGCTTTTGGATCTTTCTTATAACTCTCTCCATGGATCACAACTTGTATCTCATGGAAACCTCTCTATGCTGCAATATTTGGATTTAGGATCCAACAATTTGAATGGGATGCTTCCGGAAGGCATCAAACTGTTGAAGGGCCTCGTCGAATTGTTTCTCGACAATAACTCGTTGAGCTTATCGGAGGACGACCTTGCTAATCTATCAAGTTTGAAATATTTGGACATTTCATATAACTCTATATACTTGAAGAAAAACGATGATTGGATCCCTCCCTTTCAGCTTAACACCCTTTCGATGGGATTATGTCAAATACTGCCCATACCCCAATTTCCGAAATGGCTCCGAACACAAACCACTCTTAGTgaattatatttatcaaatacAGGGATCAAAGAAACGATTCCCAACTGGCTTCCATCCGGTCTACAATATTTGGATCTATCCGATAACAAGATTACTGGTGAGATACCACAATTCCTTCCAAGCTTACAATGGTTCGATGTATCTACGAATAATATGAGTGGTGATAACTTTTACTGA
- the LOC135631572 gene encoding receptor-like protein EIX2 gives MGGRTPLLVLTFSLAVLSIELGISHGCRETERKALIDFKRGLHDPSNRLSSWVGEDCCAWEGVGCSNISGHVIKLDLRNRRLTYPIEYCTHQEVYDMLDDDPGCKWAVRGDITPSLRSLQQLNRLDLSGNYFMHKPIPKFLGAFRRLTYLNLSGAGFVGRVPDQLGNLSTLQHLDLSYNRYWDDEGDGFFCLYLENTRWISMLTSLLHLNMTRVRFTNAANWLQDLNALPRIQEIELRGCDIGTFPRSLSHVNFTSLTTLDLRGNDINSTIPDWMFNITSLEFLYLGGNDLHGFFPNSITKLTSLRALDLSRSVFQDGFMRLAPISNLCKLQILNLRYVPINDVLANLKMVFSGCLRNSMEELYLGGTQLSGSFPDWLGNIRNLKSLDLSFNSLYGSVPASIGNLSLLQHLSLYSNDLNGTISEGIGQLKSLVDLVLHNNSLSLSEDDLANLSSLKYLDISYNFIELNKADDWIPSFQLQSLFMDFCQIGPTPQFPKWLRTQTTLRQLYLSSAGIKDMFFDRLPSNLEYLDLSYNSLNGSLPASLGNLSMLRSLNLGSNNLKGMLPEGIKWLKGLTYLDLYNNSLRLSEDDLANLPRIKETIPNWLPSGLQNLDLSDNMIGMIGGDVPYYFPNLTLLDLSNNSLSGYFPLKLSNMMPSLEYLSLSNNKITGEIPQFFPKLRYLFISNNSFSGNLSQRITNIMPSLQWFDISMNNMSGEIPFSYCQLRNLEGLQLSENNLSGKVPNCWKNSSNLLLLDLSSNKLVGGVPDSLCNLQTLESLHLSHNNLSGLIPHCLKSCAELSTLDLGHNNFIGNIPTWIGESLLYLKTLSLRSNAFTGSIPQLSSLPSLRILDLSNNNLSGMIPQSFGDFSTLKSAPTYQCCYFNNDSLSVEDMWLFIKGSEIKYTTSRQLSIDTLIDLSNNYLSGNIPEELEEFIPRSIGEMKQLEVLDLSRNNLSGAIPSGLAALNFLDHLNLSYNNLSGSIPTGNQLQTFTDPSIYIGNPNLCGPPLPKYCMVNIAKVDEEEKNKDSSETRMEILWLYTSITLGFITGFWAICGSLLLRRTWRIVCFRTIDNVFDKIYVVMVVTVAKYKRKL, from the exons ATGGGCGGGAGAACCCCTCTTCTTGTCCTCACCTTTTCTCTTGCCGTTCTGAGCATTGAGCTTGGGATTTCTCATGGCTGCCGAGAGACGGAGAGGAAAGCCCTCATCGACTTCAAGCGTGGACTTCATGATCCTTCCAATCGTCTCTCTTCCTGGGTCGGGGAGGACTGTTGTGCGTGGGAAGGTGTTGGCTGCAGCAACATCTCTGGTCATGTTATCAAGCTGGATCTTCGAAATAGACGTCTGACGTATCCAATTGAGTACTGCACTCATCAGGAGGTGTACGACATGTTGGATGATGATCCAGGATGCAAATGGGCAGTGCGTGGTGACATAACTCCATCACTGCGTTCTCTCCAACAACTTAATCGCCTGGACCTCAGCGGCAACTATTTTATGCATAAACCTATCCCAAAGTTCTTGGGAGCTTTCAGAAGACTAACATATCTTAACCTCTCAGGTGCAGGCTTCGTGGGTAGAGTACCTGACCAGCTCGGAAATCTATCCACTTTGCAGCACCTCGACCTTTCTTATAACCGCTATTGGGATGATGAAGGTGATGGCTTCTTCTGCTTGTACCTTGAGAACACGAGATGGATCTCTATGCTCACTTCCCTTCTGCATCTTAACATGACTCGTGTCCGTTTTACAAATGCGGCCAACTGGTTACAAGATTTGAATGCACTACCACGTATACAAGAGATTGAATTAAGAGGTTGTGACATAGGGACCTTTCCACGTTCGCTGTCTCATGTCAACTTCACATCTCTCACCACTCTTGATTTACGAGGCAATGATATAAACTCCACCATACCAGATTGGATGTTCAATATTACTAGCCTCGAGTTCCTTTATCTTGGTGGGAATGACCTACATGGGTTCTTTCCTAATTCTATTACGAAGTTGACATCTCTCAGGGCACTCGACTTGTCTAGGAGTGTGTTCCAAGATGGCTTCATGCGATTAGCTCCTATATCCAACCTCTGCAAGCTCCAAATTCTCAATCTACGCTATGTGCCTATTAACGATGTGCTTGCCAATTTAAAAATGGTTTTCTCTGGATGTCTTAGGAATAGCATGGAGGAATTGTACCTCGGAGGCACCCAACTGAGTGGTTCCTTTCCGGATTGGTTAGGGAATATCAGGAATCTAAAATCTCTTGATCTTTCTTTCAACTCCCTCTATGGATCAGTGCCTGCATCTATCGGGAATCTATCATTGCTGCAACATTTGTCTTTATATTCTAATGATTTGAATGGGACGATTTCGGAAGGCATCGGACAACTAAAGAGCCTTGTTGATTTGGTTCTCCACAATAACTCGTTGAGCTTATCGGAGGACGACCTTGCTAATCTATCGAGTTTGAAATATTTGGACATTTCTTACAACTTCATTGAATTGAACAAAGCCGATGACTGGATCCCTTCTTTTCAGCTTCAAAGTCTCTTCATGGATTTCTGCCAAATAGGGCCCACGCCCCAATTTCCAAAATGGCTCCGAACACAGACCACTCTTCGTCAACTATATTTGTCAAGTGCAGGTATCAAAGACATGTTTTTCGATAGGCTTCCTTCTAATCTTGAGTATTTGGATCTTTCGTATAACTCTCTCAATGGATCATTGCCCGCTTCTCTTGGAAACCTCTCTATGCTGCGATCTTTGAATTTAGGATCCAACAATTTGAAGGGGATGCTTCCGGAAGGCATCAAATGGTTGAAGGGCCTTACATATTTGGATCTCTACAATAACTCATTGAGATTATCGGAGGACGACCTTGCTAATCTACCAA GGATCAAAGAAACGATCCCCAATTGGCTTCCATCCGGTCTCCAAAATTTGGATCTCTCCGataatatgattggtatgattgGCGGTGATGTACCATATTATTTTCCAAATCTAACTTTATTGGATCTCAGCAATAACTCGTTATCAGGATATTTTCCTCtaaaattatcaaacatgatGCCAAGTCTGGAATATTTGTCTCTCTCCAACAATAAGATTACCGGTGAGATACCACAATTCTTTCCAAAActgagatatttatttatttcgaaTAACTCGTTCTCGGGGAATCTTTCACaaagaatcacaaatatcatgcCAAGCTTACAATGGTTCGATATATCTATGAATAATATGAGTGGTGAGATTCCCTTCTCTTATTGTCAATTGAGGAATTTGGAAGGGCTTCAGCTTTCTGAGAATAATTTGTCAGGAAAGGTTCCTAATTGCTGGAAAAATTCCTCAAATTTacttcttttagacttatcaagcAACAAATTAGTAGGTGGAGTCCCTGATTCACTCTGTAATTTGCAAACTCTAGAGTCACTGCACTTGAGTCACAATAATTTATCCGGGCTGATTCCTCATTGTTTAAAGAGTTGCGCAGAACTATCTACTCTCGACTTGGGCCACAACAACTTTATTGGGAACATACCAACTTGGATTGGAGAAAGCTTATTGTACCTAAAGACACTTAGCTTACGCTCGAATGCCTTCACCGGTAGCATTCCTCAATTATCTTCTCTACCATCTCTTCGTATCTTGGATCTCTCCAACAACAATCTTTCAGGAATGATACCACAGAGCTTTGGGGACTTCAGTACGTTAAAAAGTGCTCCTACGTATCAGTGTTGTTACTTCAACAATGATAGTCTCTCCGTGGAAGATATGTGGCTCTTTATAAAAGGAAGTGAAATCAAGTATACTACCTCCAGACAACTTTCAATTGATACACTTATTGATCTCTCCAACAATTACTTATCTGGAAACATCCCTGAAGAGCTGGAGGAATTT ATACCGAGAAGCATTGGCGAAATGAAACAACTAGAAGTTCTCGATCTCTCAAGAAATAATCTCTCGGGTGCAATTCCTTCCGGTTTGGCGGCCTTAAATTTCTTggaccatttgaatttatcatataaCAATCTTTCAGGAAGCATTCCCACTGGCAATCAGTTGCAAACTTTTACTGATCCATCTATCTATATTGGCAATCCAAATCTTTGTGGCCCTCCTCTCCCCAAATATTGTATGGTGAATATAGCGAAGGTcgatgaagaagagaaaaataaagaTTCTTCTGAGACCAGAATGGAAATACTTTGGTTATACACGAGCATCACGCTAGGATTTATTACCGGATTTTGGGCAATTTGTGGAAGCCTTTTGTTGCGACGGACATGGAGGATCGTGTGCTTCCGCACCATTGATAACGTGTTTGACAAGATATACGTGGTGATGGTGGTGACCGTGGCAAAATACAAAAGGAAGCTATGA